The sequence TAAAAATGCACCTGGCTAAAATGTGAGCTACTTTCGTGGTACCGGTTGTCCTGAGTTCAAAGTTACCTCACTAACTCCTTAAACAAAATACGTAGTATGGGGCACAGCTCTGTAGACCAGCACTCCTAATCTGGGAAGCTTGACACATACGGCCCCTGGTGTCTCACCTTGATGGTCCTGTTTGTCAGTGCCATTGCTGAGGAACTCTACAGAGTGCTGCTTGGAGCCTTCCAGACCCAGgagctcctgctgctgcttcagGATCTCCTCCATCAGCCTGGAGTTGTTCCTCCTGAACACACCTGGGAACCAAAAAGGGATATGTGAGCAATCCAATAGCCTATATCATATGGGGGGTTACACCCAATCTCAACAACTTTGAaacaagaaaaagagagaaatcaATCATTTGCTGTCTTTTAGAGCTGAGATCTGAAATTAACATCATGATATAGCAAGTAAGGCTAGTCATTAGGGGCAAATAATTGTGTCATATACCAGATTTGGCTGTAAGAGACTGATGACATAAGTCAGCAGACATTGAGGAACAGTGCCACACCACCAAACACAGACGGCCATCAAGAAGGATTCAAAATATTTTACAACAACTAGCCTATGACCTAGTAGGAGTGGCTGTGGTGAAACAGGAATAgcaatgcagtgtgtgtgtgttaagacaaTTCCCTGTAGGGTCAAATAACGAATTATGTGAAAAAGCCATTGGGCAAACCTTGAAAGCCTATTGAGGCTCCTCTGTCTGAAATCATCTATGTAATGATACATTACTAAGCATATATGGCAGAAGTGGGTTGTTGTAGACTTCTGAAAGGGAATTAGGCCAGATAAAGCCATTTACTATCAGGAAAAGAATGTAGATAAGTTATCAAAGATAACTAAGCACCAAAATAGAAAAATTCACGACTTGCTGAATCTGAATACAAAAACAGAGGTAGCTGGCACGTGACTGTCTGCTGGTGTTGTATGTAGCACTTCCTGGTGTGAATAAAAATAATGAACACATTTTATAATCAAATTATATCTTACCGTGATTATCGTACACACTGATATAAGATATGCCGACTGCCATGCACCACACGACAAGGTTGGCAATGTCTGTGTATCTCGGCTCTTCTTCCGCTATCAACAAGCCGATATGGTCAGGCAGCTTCTCCAGGGATTTCCCATCCGCCCCCCAGCGATACCGACGACCAACGCGTTTACCGGGTGCAGGAACGAGCTTTTTCTGTTTGGGAAACGAGAGAGCTATCGGCACAAGAAGCGCCGCTATGGCTCGTGACCATAGCTGCCCATTCCAATTGCGAAGACGGATTCGGAACAAAGTGATTAACGTTCTATGAATGTGGAGAAGGACATGCAAAACCCGCCACATGAACTCGTACACGTGCACCATTATGCAGCCCTCCTcgacaaaaatgtcaaaatataATAATTATCAGAAATGCATATAGCTCTGCATTTCAAGTCTAGTAATGATGGCTAAACACGAGTCTAGTTCTGTGAGCCATTTCGCTTACTGCCAACACCTCCGTTTGCCGACAGCCATTTTCATCCAACCATTACCCTCTGAACTCGGAGATACACGTTACTCAGTCGAGCTCAGTGATTGGACGATTCAGCAAACATGAAATCACGCGAGATCTAGGGTTGGACTTTCTATAGCAAACTAGATTATtatcatttttaaaaatgtttattggaacaataataacaatatcaCACATCAATACAGGGACATTCCTGTGAATATAATTGGAAAAAATTAAATAATAGAACACCaaacgacccccccccccaaaaaaaagattTCATAATTCATATGTGACAAGGCAACGAGACATTAACAGACATTCAAAGACATGACTTCTAATACTTTTTCAACTTTTTGAGTTTCACAAGTTTGAGGGATTTATGAAATTGTAACAGTTCAATGACAAAAACTACAAAATAAGGAATTTTTCCACCCCGTTTAGATTTGTGAATATAATATTTGGCCAAGAGAATAAAAATCTTAATGAAATAGTTATGATTGGAATTACAAGGATAAGCTTATAATGCCATTTAACATCATCAAAAGTAAACATAGGTAATTCTGGAGATTTTATACAAACCATTCATGAATTTCAATCCATAGTTTACTAGAATGGCGGCATGAAAAAAATAAATGCTGTATAGATTCTGAATCAGAAGAACAAAAAACACAAGGCATTTTGTCAAAATGTTATCTTTTGTGCAATAAATCATTAACATGGTAGATggaagaaaatattttaaaagaagTTTCTTTAACTTTTGGGATAACTGGACAAGTAATGTAAAAGGTAGTCGCTTTTGACCATAGCATGGGTTGGTCACTTCCATAGCAATATATTGAATTATAATCACCAAATATTACTTCATTAAATTACAATTGTATCCACTTattgtagcatttttttaaccAAAAGATTCAAGTCATTAATTTGTAAACTTAGAAAAGAGAGAACAACCTCATAATATAACAAAGTGTTCTTAATGAGTCCTAGTAAAGGAAGTGGAATTGCTTTGCAAACCTTCAAATATTCTCTCTCAGTAATATTAACCTGAAATTTACCAATGAACTCATCAAATGGCAAAAACTCCCCAGTGTTGTCTACCAAATCACATACAACCTAATGTGCAGGTTTAGTACCCTAGAAGTGCAAGTCTGTCTATGTATTCTACTTATACCTATTTACTAATGTATATTGCAGTAGCTGTTAATACAGTAGTTTAATGTTTTTTATATAGGCTACACAGCTAAAAGTAACTTCCTTATGTTAGGTTATATTATTAGAGTAAGAACAATGGACACTGGGAAAGCTAAAACCATGTTTTTTCTTCCCAGACagtcaatacagctgcattagacaaagaCATGGTTTCACCCGTGgtagtatacagttgaagtcggaagtttacatacacttaggttggagtcattaaaactcgttttttcaaccacccaacaaatttcttgttcaaaaactatacttttggcaagtcgcttaggactttgtgcatgacacaagtacattttccaacaattgtttacagacagatttttttcacttataattcactgtatcacaattccagtgggtcagaagtttacatacactaagttgactgtgcctttaaacagattggaaaattccagaaaatgatatcatggctttagaagcttctgataggctaattgacatcatttgagtcaattggaggtgtacctgtggaagaatttcaaggcctaccttcaaactcagtgcctctttgcttgacatcatgggaaaataaaaagaaatcagccaagacctcagaaaaaaagtagaccacaagtctggttcatccttgggatcaatttccaaatgcctgaaggtaccgtgttcatctgtacaaacaatagtatgcaattttaaacaccatgggactacgcaaccgtcataccgctcaggaaagagacgcgttctgtctcctagagatgaacgtactttggtgcaaaaagtgcaaatcaatctcagaacaacagaaaaggaccttgtgaagatgctggaagaaacaggtacaaaagtatctatatccacagtaaaacgagtcctatatcgacataacctgaaaggccgcccagcaaggaagaagccactgctccaaaaccggcataaaaaaaacagactacagtttgcaactgcacatggggacaaagatcatactttttggagaaatgtcctctggtgtgatgaaacaaaaatagaactgtttggccataatgaccatcattatgtttggagggaaaagggggaggcttgcaagccgaagaacaccatcccaaccgtgaagctcgggggtggcagcatcatgttgtgggggtgctttgctccttgagggactggtgcacttcacaaaatagatggcatcatgtggaaggaacattatgtggatatattgaagcaacatctcaagacatcagtcaggaagttaaaacttggtcgcaaatggacaatgaccccaagcatgcttccaaagttgtggcaaaatggcttaaggacaaagtcgaggtattggagtggccatcacaaagccctgacctcaatcctatagaagatttgtgggcagaactgaaaaatcttGTGCGAGCAAgtaggtctacaaacctgactcagttacaccagctctgtcaggaggaatgggccaaaatccacccaacttattgtgggaagcttgtggaagactacccgaaacgtttgacccaagttgaacaatttaaaggcaacgtaagcaaatactaattgagtgtatgtaaacttctgacccactgggaatgtgatgaaagaaataaaagctgaaataaatcattctctctactattattctgacatttctgacattaaatatatttggcaaaggtgtatgtaaacttccgacttgaactgtacaTGTACAAAGGACCTAACCTGTACCCTTAAAAAGGGTTTATTTACCATTTATTGAGTATAAGATGTTGGGAAAAGTTGTATAGCATAGTCCAACATATAACCCCTAACTTGAGTACAGTCTTCGCCAATGAGAACCAAGGCCGTGGAAAATCCTACATCCATCTCATTAGATCAGAACAGGTTGGTTCAACAGGGATTCATATTACTGATTTGCATCCTAAAAAAAGGGATAGTTGTGTTTTGCTACATAACACTTACATTATTTGTCTACTCATATGATGTGGATCATTGTCAGGTTATTAGATATTTAAGCTTCTGTAACAAAATAACACCATGGTTATAATAACACTTTAAACAGGTAGTTTGTAAATGTGTAGAATGTGTTTGCTTTGGGTCCACATTGGTAAGTTAACTTGTGTAAATTAGACAGTCACAGAGGATTTTCTTCGGAATAACTGGTCAGAGCATAGCACTTTCCATTCAGCTTCAGGCAACTTTGATGTAAGGCTTGATCACACCTGTAGTGACTTCTTCTAACCGTTACGCCCATTGTTGCTTATCCATTGTTCACtagatatatccatgtaattaCACCCAACACAATGTTGAAAAACAGAATGCTTCCCACCACTAGATCACAGAACTAGACTTGGGCTGGACGTGATCCCAATGCTGCCACCAATGTAGCAGAAGAAAGTGAATGCTGCAACAGGGACTCTAACCAGGGCTCATACGTGGCAAAGTAAACTCTAATGGCCGTTGCCGTGAAAACCTAGTAGGCCTATGGGCAGAGGCAGTGGGTCAACAATGCTGGCAAATGCCTTGTTAGTTGTTACAATAGCCTAATAAGTATATGACATGATTGACACAACATAATAATCATCATGAAACAGCCTTGGAAGTGCCATACTGTAGGTGGAAGCCAACATACTTCATTATTTTTTACATAGCCTGTTTAACTGGATTGATATGGCTTAACTGATAATATTCCATACTCGTTATAGTTGCAAATACCACTTAGTTGCACCGGGGGAAATGAAACCAAACAGATCTTCTATTTCCCCACATTTATTGATGAATTACTTTCCCATCATGAAAATGTATCCCCATTCCCCAATCAAATACCTTCATCGATACCACAAAAAACAGACGAATACAGCTTTTTATTCCAATCTGGCAACCCTCATAAAATCTGACAAAGCACCATTACCCCGAAATATTAAGTGAAAGAAAGCACAGAAAACAGCATTAgcattaataaaataaaataaacgtaAGGCTACTATTATATTACAAGTATTTTGGTGACAACCTGGTTTATTAAAAAAATGTGGttgttaacacttttttttatatacactaccgttcaaatgtttggggtcacttaaacatttccttgtttttgaaagaaaagcaaattttttcacattaaaataacatcaaattgatcagaaagacagtgtagacattgttaatgttgtaaatcactattgtagctggaaacggttgATTTTTAATTGAATATTTGCATCAGGCGTACAGaggcacattatcagcaaccatcactcctgtgttccaatggcacgttgtgttagctgttccaagtttatcattttaaaaggctaattgatcattagaaaaccctttggaattatgttagcacagctgaaaactgttgtcctgattaaagaagcaataaaactgtccttctttagactagttgagtatctggagcatcagcatttgtgggtttgattacaggctcaaaatggccagaaacaaagaactttctactgaaactcgtcagtctattcttgttctgttattccatgcaagaaattgccaagaaactgaagatctcgtacaatgctgtgtacgactcccttcacagaacagtgcaaactggctctaaccagaatagaaagaggactgggaggccctggtgcacaactgagcaagaggacaagtacattagagtgtctaacAGATGTCTCAActgtcagcttcattaaatagtacccacaaaacaccagtctcaacgtcaacagtgaagaggcgactccgggatgctggccttctaggcagagttgcaaagaaaaagccatatctcacactggccaataaaaagaaaagattcagatgggcaaaagaacacagacactggacagaggaagatcggaaaaaagtgttattgacagacaaatctaagtttgaagtgttcggatcacaaagaagaacattcgtaagacgcataaaaaatgaaaagatgctggatgagtgcttgacgccatctgtcaggacaatgacccaaactatgcaataactatttagggaagaagcggtcagctggtattctgtctataatggagtggccagcaccgTCCCCGGAtatcaaccctattgagctgttgtgggagcagcttgaacgtaagaagtgcccatcaagccaatccaatttgtgggaggtgcttcaggaagcatggggtgaaatctcttcagattacctcaaacaaattgacaactagaatgccaaagatctgcaaggctgtaattgctgcaaatggaggatcatttgacaaaagcaaagtttgaaggacacaattactatttcaattaaaaatgattatttataaccttgtcaacatcttaACTATATTTcatattcattttgcaactcatttaatgtatgttttcatggaaaataaggacatttctaagtgacaccaaacctttgaacggtagtgtatgtaaaatAAGGtaattctgtttatttatttttaatacatttgcaaacatttctaaacctgccgtcactttgtcattatgtgctttggtgtgtagattgatgaggaacttgttttattgaatccattttagaattaggctgtaacataacaaaatgtggaaaaagtaaaggggtctgaatattttccaaatgcactgtatgctaCAGATCCTTCCTCTGATCTATATAAAGAACGCTAGCTACTCCAATCTCATATTGACGTGCTCTCCACCAGACAAGCTGAACAATTACTCTTACAAGCTTGGTCCAGAGTGTGTGAGCAAGGCAACAAGGCCAGTAAACTCCTTTCACATCAGATCCGTGAATCAGAGGCCTCACATTTAATCCCACAAAACAGGACCCTGTCTGGTGCTACCACAGTTAGACATAAAGAGATCAATGATCAGTTTTTTCAAAATTACTCTGCGCTGTACAACTTTGAATCTCCGCAAAGACCCTTTGTTGATTGATTTGTTCTTCGATGGTTTCAATTGATACAGACTTTCATGACTGTTTAGAAGAAAAATTTACACTTGAGCATATTGCAACTGTAGTGTCCGCGATGAAAAGTGGTAAATCACCGGGTTTGGACAGTTTTCCAAACTAATTTTAGAGGACCGAACGTTTTCCGGTCTGCTTTACCCATTCCTGTCTCGAATATTTGCAGAGTGCCTTGATACATCACAGCTACCGCCTAGTCTTTATCAGGTTTCAATTTCATTACTATTAAAGGAAAGCAAGGACCTCCTGGAATGTGGATCTTATCTCCCAATCTCGCTTTTAAATTGTCATTACAAAATCCGAGCCAAGCTCTGAGCTATCCGTATGGAGGGCTCgctgtacaggtagagatactggtgtgcaaaagagcagaaaagtaaataaatataaacagtatggggatgaggtaggtaaattgggtgggctatttacctacctcagttgaagtcagaagtttatatagaccttagtcaaatacatttaaactcagtttttcacaattcctggcatttaatcctagtaagaaatccctgtcttaggtcagttaggattaccacgttattttaagaatgtgaaatgtcagaataatagaagagagaatgatttaattcagcttttatttctttcatcacattcccggtgggtcagaagtttacatacactcaattagtatttggtagcatttcctataaatgtttaacttgggtcaaacgttttgggtagccttccacaagtttcccacaataagttgggtgaattttggcccattcctcctgacagagctggtgtaactgagtcaggtttgtaggcctacttgctcgaacacgctttttcagttctgcccacaaattttctgcgaggttagggctttgtgaaggccactccaataccttgacttgatTGTCCttaattaagccattttgccacaactttggaaatatgcttgggggtattgtccatttggaagacctatttgcaaccaagctttaacttcctgactgatgacttgagatgttgcttcaatatgtccacataatgTTTCTTCctccatgtattttgtgaagtgcaccagtccctcctgcagcaaagcacccccacaacatgatgctgccacccccgagcttcacggttgggatggtgttcttcagcttgcaagcctccgccTTTTTCCgcaaaacataatgatggtcattatggccaaacagttctatttttgtttcatcagaccagaggacatttctccaaaaagtacgatcgttGTCCTGATGGGGTCAAattggggtcatgataggggctgcaccaaatgtttgttttttaaggggtggatcagcttaatattaaagaatgttgcttccatcaatgtaattgtctgcatcatttccaaacccccaaaatatatatatccatatacatacacgcatgcatacatatacacatatatacataaacatacctacatacttaaaaaaatatatataactgtattattccccgcaaaccctaccacccttcccccaattggagtaaaccaATAAACACTTAGgtttctaccttcagtttatatatcttatacacattttacagacacaatctattttacaatagttatattttgtttgtttttagtccttcctctatttctgatgtccatctagctttatttctatttgtaactgtgctatttcaaaAAACGTTCTGAACctacatacattttacagaccccgtatgttttacattggttattttgttattagtcccacccttcagctccattcaacccctcccatctatctcacaacatcatccattttggatttctatttgccatatatttttcaactgtgcagtgatgcttcacaaaattaTTGAACCTGGCTGCACCAAATGtctgatgtattataataattgattatgcttatgttgtattaatagaaggggaggggctatgggacccctcctcctctacatgTTTAgtcctagactacagattaacaatatatatTCATTATAAGGTTTTAGAATTGTTCCACAGTCTTTTCTAAGTCTCTGCCTCTTATAAAGAAATGGTCTGAGAAATGTATGAATTATTGCATGGGGTCTGTGAGAAAGCACTTCAAAGATAAACATAGAGCCCTGCAAGGGAGTAGAAGAGATAATAGGCTAGTCAGACATACCTCTATAAATCAACTTGGGGGAGTGGACATTTACTGCTGAGGTCTTAGAAAACACTGGAACTATTGTATCTCTTGCAAGTTAGTATAGCTGTGTATGCATGGGCTTGGTCTGAGGAGTAGCAGGTAATGATGTATGCAGTGACATCACAAGGGTTGACTACAAGCATGATAAAAGCAACTTGGACTTTTCCTATGGGGCAGAACTCAGGAGAGacatcagctgtacatgtgaagTTTGATCTTTGACTTCTGTCTACAGCTgtattttgataaaaaaaattatGATTTGTAAGTGCACATTGAGTGTTCCTTATTTGTTAAGTAAATAAAACAGAGAACAGAAAAACGgaaccatgtgcagttgcaaaccgtagtctgacttttttatggtggttttggagcagtggcttcttccttgctgagcggcctttcaggttataatACTTGCGTattgttgtttgtacagatgaacgtggtaccttcagacatttggaaattgtttgtaaacttccgacttcaactgtgtatatacatatataaaatattatttattgTGTGGTCTTATTATGTGTGTAAAACTGAATAAACAGAGttcaaaaaaataatttaaaaagtgTTAAAGACTCAAGGTCACAGAATATTACAGCTGCAATATCAGGGGTTGTAACCAAAATTATTTTCCATTTGTTTCCACTTTTTTTTCGTGACATTGTTCCGACCAACAAAATAAACTTCTGAACCGTTTTGAAGTGAAAGAAAAGTACCGGTTTATTttgttcctttctgttccttttttaaCCTGTGAAATCAACcttttttacatttagctcattcatttacttcaccaatcagtgcagaTAGGGCAGGCAAGCTAAGGTAGTTGTTTACATGCGTGATGGACAGACAAGTGTTGCATATGGCACAAGATGTGACTGACATTTTATgggtggggagagagcgagagagggttgAGAAGCAGGCTTGAAGTGCTAGACATCTTGTTAGCTAACAAGCTGGAGCAAGCAAGCTAataagcttgtgtgtgcagagcggcaccagaattaaaaaACCGTcttacttttttaataaaaaaaaaatacaacgtAAAATGTGATAACTAGGCCTATAGGCCTTAATTAGCATTCTTCTGTCTAATAAAAAatatatccccctctctcacatcagtacagtagccttTGCTTCGGAGGTGGAGGGGTAGGTAGCCTAAACATGATGCACACCttggcaaagattttcagcttgcaggcagacactggaatacgtttctgagtgactgagtgagtgctTTGCATAGGTGCATTGTTCAGTTTTTTTTGCAGGACTAGAAGAAAATGCCTGGaatataaaataatgtttttaaccGGTttacatgcttttaaaataacggttctgttccggaacagtatGGACTACATTTGTTTCCGTTTCTGTTAATTATTTAAGTAAGTTATTTTCCggttttcggttctgttccctgaacagGTTCCAACCCCTGTGCAATATGTAGatttttgggtgacctgaccaaattcacatagaaatgggagttatagatctgtcattctcattgaaatcaAGTGTAAGACGCAGTAGATCTCTTCTATGTGgattatttctatgcttcccgttcttaaattTTGTTTTAACTTTCGGTTTTGTATGCCAACTTAAAAAGCTGAAAAATATTTTGTGTTATGGAAATTTTAGATGGTTTTGAAGGTACAattattctctatattctcttgcttgttttgtcacaaattGAAATTAAGCAAACTATTAGTatattagcaaccaggaaatgccgtagcgatttctgcatagtgcttCTCAGTTAAATCGAGCAATATACCACAATACatcttactagtaatacatttatTGTCTTAGAAACATCACTAAGCATGCTCATCAGTTTTTTTGTGTGAAAATCTGGCAGAAAATATATTTTGccttgtaaaaaatatattttctaatctacctgccacagtggctggtaTACAAAAAGTTTTAGGCCCTGCTCCTAGTGCAAGGAGTGGCTGAAGAgatactatatataactatatataacgagattgtctccgccctaacaatggaaGTCGgtgtcccaaaggcgggaagaCAGGC is a genomic window of Oncorhynchus kisutch isolate 150728-3 linkage group LG21, Okis_V2, whole genome shotgun sequence containing:
- the nus1 gene encoding dehydrodolichyl diphosphate synthase complex subunit nus1, with the protein product MVHVYEFMWRVLHVLLHIHRTLITLFRIRLRNWNGQLWSRAIAALLVPIALSFPKQKKLVPAPGKRVGRRYRWGADGKSLEKLPDHIGLLIAEEEPRYTDIANLVVWCMAVGISYISVYDNHGVFRRNNSRLMEEILKQQQELLGLEGSKQHSVEFLSNGTDKQDHQVLSCQSVVKVLSPDDGKLRIVQAAQELCRAVEQMEKTAKDINVTVLDSLLRESKTTPDPDLVLKFGPVESTLGFLPWHIRLTEFISLPSHVDVSYEDLFSALQHYASCEQRLGK